The Streptomyces sp. Je 1-332 genome has a window encoding:
- a CDS encoding TetR/AcrR family transcriptional regulator, producing the protein MTVNGRTEGRRRRVPRQEREQQIIDVAVTVFAKRGYHAASVDEIAELAGISKPMVYLYLDSKEGLFLACLRREADRLVAAFQGAARAGGDAPELRLHAGLSAFFAFVAEHRDSWIVLHRQASELSEAIATAVADARRAVMAQVAGLVRDGIAENPGGSQLDEEDADFVAYALVGAADSLTDWMGGHPGQSPEGVTLRLMNMVWVGMGRVLEGEVWVPQAPRSPE; encoded by the coding sequence GTGACGGTCAACGGGAGAACTGAGGGAAGGCGTCGGCGCGTTCCGCGCCAGGAGCGCGAGCAGCAGATCATCGACGTGGCGGTGACGGTCTTCGCCAAGCGCGGCTACCACGCCGCGTCCGTGGACGAGATCGCCGAACTGGCCGGGATCTCCAAGCCGATGGTCTATCTCTATCTCGACTCCAAGGAGGGGCTCTTCCTCGCTTGCCTGCGGCGGGAGGCGGACCGCCTGGTCGCCGCCTTCCAAGGCGCGGCGCGCGCGGGTGGCGACGCGCCCGAACTACGCCTGCACGCGGGCCTTTCGGCGTTCTTCGCCTTCGTGGCCGAGCACCGCGACAGCTGGATCGTGCTGCACCGCCAGGCATCGGAGCTGAGCGAGGCGATCGCGACTGCCGTCGCCGACGCGCGGCGGGCGGTGATGGCGCAGGTGGCGGGCCTGGTGCGGGACGGCATCGCGGAGAACCCCGGCGGCTCCCAACTGGACGAGGAAGACGCCGACTTCGTCGCGTACGCGCTGGTCGGCGCGGCGGACTCGCTCACCGACTGGATGGGCGGCCACCCGGGCCAGTCGCCGGAGGGGGTCACGCTGCGGTTGATGAACATGGTGTGGGTGGGGATGGGGCGGGTGCTCGAGGGGGAGGTGTGGGTGCCGCAGGCCCCGCGCTCACCGGAGTGA
- a CDS encoding SCP2 sterol-binding domain-containing protein → MADGIGGADGQAGLTGLAGLSGLDFASVTPEEFAKIVKGLSGKEITAIAQDAELRARVLAEVFGRMGRQFKPEAAGSVEALIRWKITGVDEAVYETEISEGTCTVREGRSDAEPRVTLVMADPEFLKLVSGNASPVTMFMMRKIKIAGDVAFAAGLTRYFDIPKA, encoded by the coding sequence ATGGCGGACGGCATCGGCGGCGCTGACGGCCAGGCCGGACTGACCGGATTGGCGGGATTGTCCGGTCTGGACTTCGCGAGCGTCACCCCCGAGGAGTTCGCGAAGATCGTGAAGGGGCTCTCCGGCAAGGAGATCACCGCGATCGCCCAGGACGCCGAGCTGCGCGCCCGCGTCCTCGCGGAGGTCTTCGGGCGGATGGGCCGGCAGTTCAAGCCGGAGGCCGCGGGCAGCGTCGAGGCGTTGATCCGCTGGAAGATCACGGGGGTCGACGAGGCGGTCTACGAGACGGAGATCTCGGAGGGCACCTGCACCGTCCGCGAGGGCCGCTCGGACGCCGAGCCGCGCGTCACGCTCGTCATGGCCGACCCCGAGTTCCTGAAGCTGGTCTCCGGCAACGCGAGCCCCGTGACGATGTTCATGATGCGCAAGATCAAGATCGCGGGCGACGTGGCGTTCGCCGCCGGTCTGACGCGCTACTTCGACATCCCGAAGGCCTGA
- a CDS encoding AMP-dependent synthetase/ligase yields the protein MGVRKDLKRAQRHSELADRAPVEIVRDEHGTVREARTAALAPKATAGSTADIPFTNAAEAPGAIVLRRKQAGQWRPITAAAFAHEVTATAKGLIAAGLQPGGRVALMSRTRYEWAVLDFAIWAAGGQAVPVYATSAAEQIEWIVRDSGATLLIVETEENVATAQTAVAGLAEPPRILSVDNGALAELANQGGELPDEEVAKRRAALTPESIATICYTSGTMGKPKGCVLTHGNLLAEAANTVDLLHPIFKEITGQVASTLLFLPLAHILGRTIQIACMLARIELGHCPSIKPDELRPELRSFRPTFVVGVPYLFEKIHDTGRATAEKIGRAASFDRAEGIAVRFGDAYLNKFLDAGKDKGTRGSGPSLGLYLGWALYELLVYRRIRKEVGGRLRYAISGGSPLDRRLNLFFYAAGIIIYEGYGLTETTAAATITPPLKPRPGTVGTPVPGTSIRIADDGEVLVKGGIVFGSYWNNPAATDAVLRDEWFATGDLGALDEDGYLTITGRKKDIIVTSGGKNVSPAILEDRLRSRAPVGQCIVVGDNRSYVAALVTLDPEAVEHWLAVRKRPKDTPLAELCRDPKMIAEIQKAVDYANAAVSQAESIRRFTLVEGEFTEENGLLTPSLKIKRHAVTTAYATEIETLYAAPTH from the coding sequence ATGGGCGTACGCAAGGACCTGAAACGGGCGCAACGCCACAGCGAGCTGGCCGATCGCGCCCCGGTGGAGATCGTCAGGGACGAGCACGGAACCGTGCGCGAGGCACGCACCGCCGCGCTCGCGCCGAAGGCCACCGCGGGCAGCACCGCCGACATCCCCTTCACGAACGCCGCAGAGGCGCCCGGCGCGATCGTCCTGCGCCGCAAGCAGGCCGGCCAGTGGCGCCCGATCACCGCGGCGGCCTTCGCGCACGAAGTCACCGCCACGGCGAAGGGGTTGATAGCCGCCGGGCTTCAGCCAGGCGGCCGGGTCGCGCTGATGTCCCGTACGCGGTACGAGTGGGCCGTACTGGACTTCGCGATCTGGGCGGCGGGCGGGCAGGCCGTGCCCGTGTACGCGACATCGGCGGCGGAACAGATCGAGTGGATCGTACGGGACTCCGGTGCGACGCTGCTGATCGTGGAGACGGAGGAGAACGTCGCGACGGCCCAGACGGCGGTCGCGGGCCTCGCAGAGCCGCCGCGCATCCTCAGCGTCGACAACGGGGCCTTGGCCGAACTTGCGAATCAGGGCGGAGAGTTGCCCGACGAGGAGGTGGCCAAGAGGAGGGCCGCCCTCACCCCGGAATCCATCGCCACCATCTGCTACACGTCGGGCACGATGGGCAAGCCGAAGGGCTGCGTCCTCACCCACGGCAATCTGCTCGCGGAGGCCGCGAACACGGTCGACCTGCTGCACCCCATCTTCAAGGAGATCACCGGCCAGGTCGCCTCCACGCTGCTCTTCCTTCCCCTCGCCCACATCCTGGGCCGCACCATCCAGATCGCCTGCATGCTCGCCCGCATCGAACTGGGCCACTGCCCGAGCATCAAGCCGGACGAACTGCGCCCCGAACTGCGCTCGTTCAGGCCGACGTTCGTCGTCGGTGTCCCGTACCTCTTCGAGAAGATCCACGACACAGGCCGTGCGACAGCGGAGAAGATCGGACGGGCCGCGTCCTTCGACCGGGCCGAGGGGATCGCGGTGCGGTTCGGCGATGCGTACCTGAACAAGTTCCTCGATGCGGGAAAGGACAAGGGCACGCGCGGCTCAGGACCCTCCCTCGGTCTCTACCTCGGCTGGGCGCTGTACGAACTGCTGGTCTACCGCCGCATCCGCAAGGAGGTCGGCGGCAGGCTGCGGTACGCGATCAGCGGCGGCTCCCCCCTCGACCGTCGCCTCAACCTCTTCTTCTACGCCGCCGGGATCATCATCTACGAGGGGTACGGCCTGACGGAGACCACGGCCGCCGCGACCATCACACCACCGCTGAAGCCCCGCCCCGGCACGGTGGGGACGCCGGTGCCGGGCACGTCCATACGCATCGCGGACGACGGCGAGGTGCTCGTCAAGGGCGGCATCGTCTTCGGGTCGTACTGGAACAACCCGGCGGCGACGGACGCCGTGCTGCGGGACGAGTGGTTCGCGACCGGCGATCTGGGGGCGCTCGACGAGGACGGCTACCTCACGATCACCGGGCGCAAGAAGGACATCATCGTCACGTCCGGGGGCAAGAACGTCTCCCCGGCGATCCTGGAGGACCGGCTGCGCAGCCGGGCACCGGTCGGACAGTGCATCGTCGTCGGCGACAACCGCTCGTACGTCGCGGCGCTCGTCACGCTGGACCCGGAGGCCGTCGAGCACTGGCTCGCCGTGCGCAAGCGCCCCAAGGACACCCCGCTCGCCGAGCTGTGCCGGGACCCGAAGATGATCGCGGAGATCCAGAAGGCCGTGGACTACGCCAACGCGGCGGTCTCACAGGCCGAGTCCATCCGCAGGTTCACCCTGGTCGAGGGCGAGTTCACCGAGGAGAACGGCCTGCTCACCCCGTCCCTGAAGATCAAACGCCACGCGGTGACAACGGCATACGCGACGGAGATCGAAACACTGTACGCCGCCCCCACACACTGA
- a CDS encoding acyl-CoA dehydrogenase family protein yields MAFSLELTEEQRDLRGWVHGFAADVVRPAAAEWDEREETPWPVIQEAAKIGLYGFESLADLFGDPSGLSLQIANEELFWGDAGIGMALFGTSLAVAGIFSAGTPDQLAEWVPQCFGDEDDPKVAAFCVSEPDAGSDVSAMRTRATYDEARDEWTLSGQKAWITNGGIANVHVVVASVDPSLGSRGQAAFIVPPGTRGLEGAKKIKKLGLRASHTADVFLDDVRVPGHCLLGGKERLDGRLARAREGAKASAGGTKTGGAKASGSKTGAGGRGQAAMATFEVSRPTVGAQALGIARAAYEYALDYAGSRVAFGRPIIENQSIAFALADLRTEIEAVRLLIWQASWMARNDKAFDAGQGSMAKLRAGELAVSATEKAVQVLGGAGYSREHPVERMYRDAKIYTIFEGTSEIQRLVIARAISGRQIR; encoded by the coding sequence ATGGCCTTCTCGCTCGAACTGACCGAAGAACAACGGGACCTGCGCGGCTGGGTGCACGGCTTCGCCGCCGATGTCGTGCGGCCGGCCGCCGCCGAGTGGGACGAGCGCGAGGAGACTCCCTGGCCCGTCATCCAGGAGGCCGCCAAGATCGGCCTGTACGGGTTCGAGTCCCTGGCCGATCTGTTCGGCGACCCCAGCGGGCTCTCGCTGCAGATCGCCAACGAGGAGCTCTTCTGGGGCGACGCGGGCATCGGCATGGCCCTGTTCGGCACATCGCTCGCGGTGGCCGGGATCTTCTCCGCGGGCACGCCCGACCAGCTCGCCGAGTGGGTGCCGCAGTGTTTCGGTGACGAGGACGACCCCAAGGTCGCGGCGTTCTGCGTGTCCGAGCCGGACGCGGGCTCCGACGTGTCGGCGATGCGGACGCGAGCGACGTACGACGAGGCACGCGACGAGTGGACCCTGTCGGGCCAGAAGGCGTGGATCACGAACGGCGGCATCGCCAACGTCCATGTGGTGGTCGCGTCCGTCGATCCTTCGCTGGGCTCGCGCGGACAGGCGGCGTTCATCGTGCCGCCCGGCACGCGGGGCCTCGAAGGGGCCAAGAAGATAAAGAAGTTGGGGCTGCGAGCCTCGCACACCGCGGATGTGTTCCTGGACGACGTACGCGTGCCGGGGCACTGTCTGCTCGGCGGCAAGGAGCGTCTCGACGGCCGGCTCGCCCGCGCACGCGAGGGGGCCAAGGCTTCCGCGGGCGGCACGAAGACCGGCGGTGCGAAGGCCAGCGGCTCGAAGACCGGCGCCGGAGGCCGCGGCCAGGCCGCCATGGCGACCTTCGAGGTGAGCCGCCCGACGGTGGGGGCGCAGGCGCTCGGCATCGCGCGGGCCGCGTACGAGTACGCGCTCGACTACGCGGGCTCCCGGGTCGCCTTCGGCCGCCCCATCATCGAGAACCAGTCCATCGCCTTCGCGCTCGCCGACCTGCGGACCGAGATCGAAGCCGTGCGGCTGCTGATCTGGCAGGCGTCGTGGATGGCGCGCAACGACAAGGCGTTCGACGCGGGGCAGGGCTCGATGGCCAAGCTACGCGCCGGCGAGCTGGCCGTTTCGGCGACCGAGAAGGCGGTGCAGGTGCTGGGGGGCGCGGGGTACAGCCGGGAGCATCCGGTGGAGCGGATGTACCGGGACGCGAAGATCTACACGATCTTCGAGGGGACGAGTGAGATCCAGCGCCTGGTGATCGCCCGGGCGATTTCGGGGCGGCAGATCCGGTAG
- a CDS encoding dynamin family protein, with amino-acid sequence MVTLDVRPQLLDALSALRERVAAARFPLPLPGAPRARANRDELLAQLDDYLVPRLRAPEAPLLAVIGGSTGAGKSTLMNSLVGRQVSEAGVLRPTTRTPVLVCHPEDHHWFAGMRVLPDLTRVWVPRPEPSAADDEDDDGSDELLPLTPDGERALRIETSETLPQGLALLDAPDVDSLVADNRTLAAELISAADVWVMVTTASRYADAVPWHLLRTAKEHDATLVTVLDRVPHQLVAEVSRQYGALLVKAGLGDVPRFTVPELPESTRGGGLLPATAVAPLRAWLTHRSQEPAARGEAIARTAHGVIQSLNVRVPELAGAVASQYAAALRLTSAVDEAYGREHARVRERLQAGAVLAGDALKRWRSYPLDCGAGELLDAVSESLEALLLCAVTAADERIDEVWRREPAAAAPGLGDRDRSIESAESAEHRIGMAVRRWRRVLEEYAEDEVRGLDRVEKNFLPDPEMVAALLATALLGGDRGRSAGETLAERIGAHGALRLRDRGGRLLSTYIDNVLGAERERRLAPLDALDVNPEPQADLIAALSVLQKER; translated from the coding sequence GTGGTGACCTTGGACGTACGGCCTCAACTGCTCGACGCACTCTCCGCCCTGCGCGAGCGTGTCGCCGCCGCACGCTTTCCGCTCCCCTTGCCGGGGGCGCCACGCGCGCGTGCCAACCGGGACGAGCTCCTTGCCCAGCTCGACGACTACTTGGTGCCCCGCTTGCGGGCCCCCGAAGCACCGCTGCTCGCCGTGATCGGGGGTTCCACCGGGGCGGGCAAGTCGACCCTCATGAACTCCCTCGTCGGCCGGCAGGTCAGTGAGGCGGGGGTGCTGCGCCCGACGACGCGGACCCCGGTCCTCGTATGCCATCCGGAGGATCATCACTGGTTCGCCGGCATGCGCGTACTGCCCGACCTCACGCGCGTGTGGGTGCCCCGTCCGGAGCCTTCGGCCGCGGACGACGAGGACGACGACGGGAGCGACGAGCTGCTCCCACTGACCCCCGACGGCGAGCGCGCGCTGCGCATCGAGACCTCGGAGACCCTGCCCCAGGGGCTCGCGCTCCTGGACGCCCCCGACGTGGACTCCCTCGTCGCCGACAACCGGACCCTCGCCGCCGAGCTGATCTCGGCGGCCGACGTCTGGGTCATGGTGACCACCGCGTCCCGGTACGCGGACGCCGTGCCCTGGCACCTGCTGCGTACCGCCAAGGAGCACGACGCCACCCTCGTCACCGTCCTCGACCGGGTGCCGCACCAGCTGGTGGCCGAGGTGTCGCGGCAGTACGGGGCGCTGCTCGTCAAGGCCGGCCTGGGCGACGTCCCGCGCTTCACCGTGCCCGAGCTGCCCGAGTCCACCCGTGGCGGCGGGCTGCTTCCCGCCACCGCCGTGGCGCCGCTGCGGGCCTGGCTCACTCACCGGTCCCAGGAGCCCGCGGCCCGCGGAGAAGCCATCGCCCGCACGGCCCACGGCGTCATCCAGTCCCTGAACGTGCGGGTCCCGGAGCTCGCGGGCGCCGTCGCCAGCCAGTACGCGGCCGCTCTGCGGCTCACCTCCGCCGTCGACGAGGCGTACGGACGCGAGCACGCGCGCGTGCGGGAGCGTTTGCAGGCCGGTGCCGTCCTCGCGGGCGACGCGCTGAAGCGCTGGCGCAGCTACCCCCTGGACTGCGGCGCCGGTGAGCTCCTCGACGCCGTCTCCGAGAGCCTGGAGGCGCTCCTGCTGTGCGCGGTGACGGCCGCCGACGAGCGCATCGACGAGGTGTGGCGGCGCGAACCGGCCGCCGCCGCCCCCGGGCTCGGCGACCGTGACCGGTCCATCGAGAGCGCCGAGAGCGCCGAACACCGCATCGGGATGGCGGTACGCCGCTGGCGACGCGTCCTGGAGGAGTACGCGGAGGACGAGGTCCGCGGGCTCGACCGGGTCGAGAAGAACTTCCTCCCGGACCCCGAGATGGTCGCCGCCCTGCTCGCCACGGCTCTGCTCGGCGGGGACCGCGGCCGCTCGGCCGGCGAGACGCTCGCCGAGCGGATCGGCGCCCACGGAGCGCTCCGGCTGCGGGACCGGGGCGGACGCCTGCTCTCCACGTACATCGACAACGTCCTGGGCGCGGAGCGCGAGCGTCGCCTCGCACCTCTCGACGCCCTCGACGTGAACCCCGAACCCCAGGCCGACCTGATCGCCGCGCTGTCCGTACTGCAGAAGGAGAGGTGA
- a CDS encoding MFS transporter: MAPAGPAPVDLCPQPNRRGDHRGRLRKDSACSPRRHRRRWPNASPWTFGARSWQRRFAFSAVRLAINAGMGIGPVLAGILFSVSPGLLPWGTAVGYVASAFILARARITAGSAVDDAADQAAVDGQAGGPDRSGPRFWSFLAATTPIHLAYALPSTVASVYVIHTLDEPPGWASAIFAVNAFMVITCEIGLNHAMLGLSRRASLLIGYACAVVGFVLMGFGIYQTWLLLVATAVWTLGEMIVYPVMPDHVSAITPDRRRARNMGLYTAHFNLGVVLAPLIFLPLVQGLGPVVSWSLVGGVLLAGLLGTAAISSSPRLWGEEHQRATAPAAADKESAAV, translated from the coding sequence GTGGCCCCTGCCGGACCGGCACCGGTAGATCTTTGCCCGCAACCGAACCGGCGGGGAGATCACCGCGGACGACTTCGGAAGGATTCAGCATGCTCACCCAGGCGCCACCGCAGAAGGTGGCCGAACGCCTCGCCGTGGACATTCGGCGCAAGGTCATGGCAGCGGCGGTTCGCGTTCTCCGCGGTCCGCCTCGCCATCAACGCGGGCATGGGCATCGGTCCCGTACTGGCCGGAATCCTGTTCAGCGTCAGCCCCGGGCTGCTCCCCTGGGGCACCGCGGTCGGCTACGTCGCCTCGGCGTTCATCCTGGCCCGCGCGCGGATCACCGCGGGTTCGGCCGTGGACGACGCGGCGGACCAGGCGGCCGTCGACGGGCAGGCCGGGGGCCCGGACCGGAGCGGACCGCGCTTCTGGAGCTTCCTCGCCGCCACGACCCCCATCCATCTCGCCTACGCCCTGCCGTCTACGGTGGCGAGCGTCTACGTGATCCACACGCTCGACGAGCCGCCCGGCTGGGCGAGCGCGATCTTCGCGGTGAACGCCTTCATGGTGATCACCTGCGAGATCGGCCTCAACCACGCGATGCTGGGGCTCAGCCGCCGGGCCAGCCTGCTCATCGGCTACGCCTGCGCGGTGGTCGGCTTCGTCCTCATGGGCTTCGGCATCTACCAGACATGGCTGCTGCTTGTCGCGACGGCGGTGTGGACGCTGGGCGAGATGATCGTCTACCCCGTGATGCCGGACCACGTCAGCGCGATCACCCCCGACCGCCGCAGGGCCCGCAACATGGGCCTCTACACGGCCCACTTCAACCTCGGGGTGGTGCTCGCACCGCTGATCTTCCTGCCGTTGGTGCAGGGCTTGGGGCCGGTCGTGTCATGGTCGCTGGTCGGCGGTGTGCTCCTGGCCGGCCTGCTCGGCACCGCGGCGATCAGTTCCTCACCGCGGCTCTGGGGCGAGGAACACCAGCGGGCCACCGCTCCCGCGGCGGCAGACAAGGAATCGGCCGCCGTCTGA
- a CDS encoding von Willebrand factor type A domain-containing protein yields MRTWKVRRGMLAAAVAGGLLLSGCTTGGENADRATGSGKRDRSGTAPLPAPGPASPGTGDAATPGEQQDDKGRGFTPRPDYLSTFALDVDTASYGYARRTLAAGSLPDPATVRPEEFINSFRQDYPRPEGDGFSVNVDGARTDEDGWSLMRVGLATRGDGSDAERPPAALTFVIDVSGSMAEPGRLDLVKESLATMTDELRDDDSVALVTFSDSAKKVLPMTRLGDHRDKVHSAISAMEPTQSTNLEAGIRTGYDTAVGARRDGATNRVVLLSDALANTGETSADGILERISDARSEHGITLFGVGVGSDYGDALMERLADKGDGHTTYVSDSEEARKVFCEQLPANIELRARDAKAQVAFDPQTVKQFRLIGYENRAVADDDFRDDSVDGGEVGPGHTVTALYAVRTRPGASGHVATASVRWLDPDNRDPHEESNEIETADMEGGLRTADHGLRTTAVAAYFADALRYGSSARTEPGDPATRPDTGTTANAPEPMSTSTVPSAQQPLPGAPSLAELARSAEELSEAATGEDKAPGADKALRDLATATRQADRLTGGNGYGGGGTEDEGELTGGR; encoded by the coding sequence ATGCGGACCTGGAAAGTACGGCGGGGGATGCTCGCCGCGGCGGTGGCCGGTGGGTTGCTGCTCAGCGGGTGCACTACCGGGGGAGAGAACGCGGACCGGGCCACGGGAAGCGGCAAGCGGGACCGGAGCGGCACCGCCCCGCTGCCCGCGCCGGGCCCCGCCTCACCCGGCACCGGCGACGCTGCCACCCCCGGTGAGCAACAGGACGACAAGGGGCGCGGTTTCACCCCGCGCCCGGACTACCTCTCCACCTTCGCCCTGGACGTGGACACCGCCTCGTACGGCTACGCCCGCCGCACCCTCGCCGCGGGCAGCCTCCCGGACCCGGCGACCGTACGCCCCGAAGAGTTCATCAACAGCTTCCGGCAGGACTATCCGCGCCCCGAGGGCGACGGCTTCTCGGTGAACGTGGACGGCGCCCGCACCGACGAGGACGGCTGGTCCCTGATGCGGGTGGGCCTCGCGACCCGAGGCGACGGCTCGGACGCCGAACGCCCGCCCGCCGCCCTCACCTTCGTGATCGACGTCTCCGGATCGATGGCGGAGCCCGGCCGCCTCGACCTGGTCAAGGAGTCGCTCGCGACCATGACCGACGAGCTGCGCGACGACGACTCCGTCGCGCTCGTCACCTTCAGCGACAGCGCGAAGAAGGTGCTGCCCATGACCCGCCTCGGCGACCACCGCGACAAGGTGCACTCGGCCATCAGCGCCATGGAGCCCACGCAGTCCACCAACCTCGAAGCGGGCATCCGCACGGGGTACGACACCGCAGTGGGCGCCCGGCGCGACGGCGCGACCAACCGTGTCGTCCTCCTGTCCGACGCCCTCGCCAACACCGGTGAGACCAGCGCCGACGGAATCCTTGAACGCATCTCCGACGCCCGCAGCGAACACGGCATCACCCTCTTCGGGGTCGGCGTCGGCAGCGACTACGGGGACGCCCTGATGGAACGCCTCGCCGACAAGGGCGACGGCCACACCACCTACGTGTCGGACAGCGAGGAGGCCCGCAAGGTCTTCTGCGAGCAGCTCCCGGCCAACATCGAGCTGCGCGCCCGGGACGCGAAGGCACAGGTCGCCTTCGACCCGCAGACCGTCAAGCAGTTCCGGCTCATCGGCTACGAGAACCGCGCCGTGGCCGACGACGACTTCCGCGACGACAGCGTGGACGGCGGCGAGGTCGGCCCCGGACACACCGTGACCGCGCTGTACGCCGTACGGACGAGGCCCGGCGCGAGCGGGCACGTGGCGACGGCCAGTGTCCGCTGGCTCGACCCCGACAACCGTGACCCGCACGAGGAGTCCAACGAGATCGAGACGGCGGACATGGAGGGCGGTCTGCGGACCGCCGACCACGGTCTGCGCACCACGGCGGTAGCCGCGTACTTCGCGGACGCGCTCCGGTACGGATCCTCCGCCCGGACCGAGCCCGGCGACCCCGCCACGCGCCCCGACACCGGCACGACAGCCAACGCCCCCGAGCCGATGTCCACCTCCACGGTGCCCTCCGCCCAGCAGCCCTTGCCCGGGGCCCCCTCGCTGGCGGAACTGGCGCGGAGCGCCGAGGAGTTGTCCGAGGCGGCAACGGGCGAGGACAAGGCACCGGGCGCCGACAAGGCATTGCGCGACCTCGCGACCGCCACACGCCAGGCGGACCGCCTCACCGGCGGCAACGGGTACGGGGGAGGCGGCACGGAGGACGAGGGCGAGCTCACCGGGGGTCGCTAA
- a CDS encoding NAD(P)-binding domain-containing protein, with product MERIGVIGVGEIARAMVEGLCDGGVPDPPEIFLSPRGARTAAELARRYPSVQVCADNQDVVRQAELLVIAVRPDDYAEVLNGLRVERDRTMVSLVAGVGISEVRARLNTAAVVVRAIPLPAIRERRSVTVTHPPHPLVDALFDRLGEALPVPDEPTLNVFSALTSTLTSHYWYLATITAWAAEHGVPAEDADRYVRGLFQGVGRALGDGSRSLPELAQDHETPNGINERIRTTWFDSANSDALTTALGALLADLDRAQG from the coding sequence GTGGAGCGCATCGGGGTCATCGGCGTCGGTGAGATCGCACGGGCCATGGTGGAGGGGCTGTGCGACGGCGGAGTCCCGGATCCGCCGGAGATCTTCCTCTCCCCTCGGGGCGCCCGCACCGCCGCCGAGTTGGCCCGGCGGTATCCCAGCGTCCAGGTCTGTGCCGATAACCAGGACGTCGTGCGGCAAGCCGAGTTGTTGGTCATCGCGGTGCGCCCGGATGACTACGCCGAGGTGCTCAACGGGCTCCGGGTCGAGAGGGACCGGACCATGGTGAGCCTCGTCGCGGGGGTCGGCATCAGCGAGGTGCGCGCCCGGCTGAACACCGCTGCCGTCGTGGTGCGGGCCATCCCGCTCCCTGCCATCCGTGAGCGGCGGTCCGTCACCGTCACTCATCCCCCGCATCCGCTCGTGGATGCCCTGTTCGACCGCCTCGGTGAGGCGCTTCCGGTCCCGGACGAGCCCACCCTGAACGTCTTCTCCGCGCTGACGTCGACACTGACCTCCCACTACTGGTATCTGGCCACGATCACGGCCTGGGCGGCGGAGCACGGCGTACCGGCCGAGGACGCAGACCGGTACGTTCGCGGTCTCTTCCAGGGCGTCGGGCGCGCATTGGGCGACGGATCGCGATCCCTGCCCGAGCTCGCCCAGGATCATGAGACGCCGAACGGCATCAACGAGCGTATCCGTACGACGTGGTTCGATTCGGCGAACTCCGATGCGCTGACCACAGCGCTCGGCGCGCTCCTCGCCGATCTCGACCGGGCTCAGGGATGA